A window of Pirellula sp. SH-Sr6A contains these coding sequences:
- a CDS encoding sigma-54-dependent transcriptional regulator: MQDVFRITRRVAPSNASVLLLGETGSGKEVIANAIHQLSGRNSGPFVKVNCGALSESLLESELFGHVRGAFTGAVNNRAGRFEAAHSGTIFLDEINSTSMHLQVKLLRVLQQKEFERVGDTETVSVDTRVIAASNRDLAEEIKHERFREDLYWRLNVVPIEIPPLRKRREDIPALVGHFLQVYSTLNERYVVHIEREAMQALQDYHWPGNVRELQNYIERSVVMAETDELTCDLLPTTVTGRGPTPEPAHAGNEQKKWDFQSLASEVVVEGIRQCPADATNLHNAIVDRVEKELIAQVLSSCNYVQTKAATRLGINRNTLHKKMKDYSLDDMDPNSHPNS, from the coding sequence ATGCAGGACGTTTTTCGCATCACCCGTCGCGTGGCCCCCAGCAATGCCTCGGTTTTGCTTTTGGGTGAAACCGGTTCCGGGAAGGAAGTGATTGCCAATGCGATTCATCAGTTGAGCGGTCGCAACAGCGGTCCCTTCGTCAAAGTCAACTGCGGCGCGTTAAGCGAGAGTTTGCTAGAGAGCGAGCTTTTCGGACACGTTCGAGGTGCCTTCACCGGAGCCGTCAACAATCGAGCAGGTCGGTTCGAAGCGGCTCATTCCGGCACGATATTCCTGGATGAAATCAACAGCACGTCGATGCACCTGCAGGTCAAGCTCCTCCGCGTCCTGCAGCAGAAAGAATTCGAGCGCGTCGGAGACACCGAAACGGTTTCGGTCGACACACGCGTCATTGCGGCTAGCAATCGGGATCTGGCGGAAGAGATCAAACACGAGCGTTTTCGAGAAGATTTGTATTGGCGATTGAATGTGGTCCCGATCGAAATTCCGCCGCTTCGCAAGCGACGGGAGGACATCCCCGCGCTCGTCGGGCACTTCCTACAAGTATATAGTACACTGAACGAACGGTATGTGGTTCATATCGAACGCGAAGCGATGCAGGCGTTGCAGGATTACCATTGGCCTGGCAATGTTCGTGAATTGCAAAACTACATCGAGCGATCGGTGGTAATGGCCGAAACCGATGAATTGACCTGTGACCTCTTGCCAACCACCGTGACGGGACGCGGACCGACGCCCGAGCCCGCGCATGCTGGGAACGAACAGAAAAAGTGGGACTTCCAAAGCTTGGCGTCCGAGGTGGTCGTCGAAGGAATTCGGCAATGTCCAGCCGATGCCACCAACCTGCACAACGCCATCGTGGACCGAGTCGAAAAAGAGCTGATTGCGCAAGTCCTCTCGTCCTGCAATTATGTGCAGACAAAAGCAGCCACGCGGCTTGGAATCAACCGCAATACGCTTCATAAGAAAATGAAAGACTATAGCTTGGATGACATGGACCCCAACTCCCATCCAAACTCCTGA
- the ribA gene encoding GTP cyclohydrolase II, producing MTNTKFSSIEKAVAAIARGEVVIVLDDEDRENEGDFVCAAESVTTETINFMLQGHGQLCAPVLPSVCQRLELRPLVDHNTSPLTTAFMTPVDHAGCKTGITAGERAETIRRLASESSKPSDFVKPGHVYPLLAMEGGVLRRAGHTEAAVDLARMAGLTPAGVLCEILNHEGDRATRDELLDLAEKYGLEIITVEQIISHRRISEKLVNRTAKAKLPTRYGLFDIIVYGVQFESQEPVALVMGDLSVPGEKAPLVRMHSSCFTGDLVASLRCDCGDQLQQALEAIAREGRGVLVYLPQEGRGIGLAQKIKAYALQEEGLDTVEANHKLGFKADMRDYGIGIQILKDLGLHEIRLLTNNPKKKEAFNLRGFDLSVVDQVPIIPEINEHNAAYLATKRDKMGHKLP from the coding sequence ATGACAAACACAAAGTTCAGCAGTATCGAAAAGGCCGTCGCAGCGATCGCCCGAGGAGAGGTGGTGATCGTACTCGACGATGAAGATCGTGAGAACGAAGGTGATTTTGTTTGTGCTGCAGAATCAGTCACGACCGAGACCATCAATTTTATGCTCCAAGGCCACGGACAACTCTGTGCACCGGTGTTGCCTTCGGTCTGCCAGCGACTGGAACTTCGTCCCCTGGTAGATCACAACACCTCCCCACTGACAACCGCCTTTATGACGCCCGTTGATCATGCGGGCTGCAAAACGGGTATCACTGCCGGGGAGCGAGCTGAAACCATTCGAAGACTTGCCAGCGAGAGTTCGAAGCCTTCCGATTTCGTAAAACCCGGACACGTTTATCCACTCCTGGCAATGGAAGGTGGCGTATTGCGACGAGCCGGTCATACGGAGGCAGCAGTGGATCTGGCGCGCATGGCAGGCTTAACGCCGGCGGGGGTATTGTGCGAGATTTTGAATCACGAAGGGGATAGAGCGACGCGAGATGAGCTGTTGGACCTCGCCGAGAAGTACGGGTTGGAAATCATCACCGTGGAGCAGATTATCTCGCATCGACGTATCAGCGAGAAATTGGTGAACAGGACGGCCAAGGCCAAATTGCCTACTCGCTACGGACTGTTCGACATCATCGTCTACGGGGTGCAGTTTGAATCGCAGGAACCGGTGGCGCTCGTGATGGGTGATCTCAGCGTCCCCGGGGAAAAAGCACCCTTGGTCCGGATGCATAGCAGTTGCTTCACCGGCGATCTGGTCGCGTCCCTCCGATGCGACTGCGGCGATCAACTCCAACAAGCGTTGGAAGCGATCGCGCGCGAGGGGCGAGGTGTTTTGGTCTATTTGCCACAAGAAGGACGGGGTATTGGTCTTGCTCAAAAAATCAAAGCCTATGCGCTCCAAGAAGAAGGCTTGGATACCGTCGAAGCCAATCACAAACTTGGCTTCAAAGCAGACATGCGGGATTACGGTATTGGCATCCAAATTCTGAAGGATCTCGGATTGCACGAAATTCGGCTCCTCACCAATAATCCCAAGAAAAAGGAAGCCTTCAACCTGCGTGGATTTGACCTTTCGGTTGTCGATCAAGTGCCGATTATTCCGGAGATCAATGAGCATAACGCCGCTTACCTCGCGACCAAGCGCGACAAGATGGGTCACAAGCTTCCTTGA
- a CDS encoding flagellar basal body P-ring protein FlgI: MDRTALDTILFKSNSCPSRQRRSRSPLVVCSLLILVGFVGCQSWFGRKKNDENSHFIKETKRIKQLLKDPERPRLIGEVAGITGLVIHQYDAYGLVTGLNNTGGSVKPGAARDMMLKEMRIRETASPEATLDALWTALVKVRGYGNPGDRDNQVIDVSIECSTECNASDLTGGFLLEARLREMVNVGGKIRESDDKAVAQGELVILPAAYTKRDREPLRAVIVGGGRLLQPRRLGLQVRPDFKHVMVTKSIEEAINKRFYFHEASRQRLMAEGKNDAQVALTTMPKYRFDASHFASVLLATGFNESEEERKERLEGCKKLVRDRTTVRRAAAELESLGTPEAIDVLVDTLSSVDTEIRFYTAYSLAYLDRKESVPVLAEIARKEVAFRPLCLVGLAMNEQDSAREALEKLLQESEPELRYGAFWALRQRDESDALVQGERLNDRVSMSLIASQTPLIAISLQTKQEIVCFGSTSPVTLTSTLNPTPFVTLTPVSGNQLLVTRKSSSDVIRSVVDADTVSLLRALGAANASYNDLVQTISQLSEKKCISIPVAFNPRPMAGRIYKRDGESEITEERPVEVDASSRQNETKSWWTVSNWFRGEAVTPQRSSSESGIDLDVSAKEQEIESVEALPTGVSPTVSTSSNASTALPEIDWDALN; the protein is encoded by the coding sequence ATGGACCGAACCGCGCTGGACACCATTTTGTTCAAATCCAATTCATGCCCGTCTCGTCAACGGCGCAGTCGCAGCCCACTCGTAGTTTGCTCGCTGCTAATTCTCGTTGGTTTCGTGGGCTGTCAATCGTGGTTCGGCCGAAAGAAAAATGATGAAAACTCCCATTTCATCAAAGAAACCAAACGGATCAAACAGTTATTGAAGGATCCAGAGCGCCCCCGATTGATCGGGGAGGTCGCCGGCATCACAGGCTTGGTCATCCACCAGTACGATGCCTATGGATTGGTCACCGGGCTCAATAACACCGGGGGATCGGTCAAACCCGGCGCGGCCCGCGACATGATGTTGAAAGAAATGCGCATCCGAGAGACCGCATCTCCCGAAGCGACTCTCGATGCGCTTTGGACCGCCCTCGTAAAAGTTCGAGGTTATGGAAACCCCGGGGATCGCGACAATCAAGTCATCGACGTCAGCATCGAATGTTCGACCGAATGCAACGCCAGCGACTTGACTGGCGGTTTCCTTTTGGAAGCTCGCCTGCGCGAGATGGTGAACGTCGGCGGCAAAATTCGCGAGAGCGATGACAAGGCGGTCGCGCAAGGCGAACTTGTGATTCTCCCGGCAGCGTATACCAAGAGGGATCGCGAACCACTGCGCGCGGTGATTGTGGGGGGTGGACGACTGTTGCAACCCAGACGTTTGGGACTCCAGGTACGGCCTGACTTCAAGCATGTGATGGTGACGAAGTCCATAGAAGAAGCGATCAACAAGCGATTCTACTTTCACGAAGCTTCGCGACAGCGTTTGATGGCAGAAGGAAAAAATGATGCACAGGTCGCGTTGACGACGATGCCGAAATACCGATTCGATGCTTCGCACTTCGCATCGGTTTTGCTCGCGACCGGATTCAATGAAAGCGAAGAGGAACGCAAAGAGCGTCTGGAGGGATGCAAAAAACTGGTCCGCGATCGTACAACCGTTCGGCGCGCTGCAGCAGAACTGGAATCGCTCGGAACCCCTGAAGCGATCGATGTTCTCGTCGACACCCTATCCTCCGTCGACACCGAGATTCGATTCTATACGGCTTATTCACTCGCTTACCTCGACCGAAAGGAATCGGTTCCAGTCCTCGCCGAAATTGCGAGAAAAGAAGTTGCGTTCCGACCGCTCTGCCTCGTGGGATTGGCCATGAACGAGCAGGACAGCGCCCGCGAGGCATTGGAAAAATTGCTTCAAGAATCCGAACCCGAGTTGAGATACGGTGCGTTCTGGGCTCTGCGTCAACGGGATGAGTCCGATGCGCTCGTACAGGGCGAACGTTTGAATGATCGCGTTTCCATGTCCTTGATCGCCAGCCAAACACCTCTTATCGCCATTTCGCTGCAAACCAAGCAAGAGATTGTTTGCTTTGGGAGCACGTCACCCGTGACCCTAACCTCCACATTGAACCCTACTCCCTTTGTGACTTTGACACCCGTCTCTGGTAACCAACTGCTGGTCACTCGCAAATCATCGTCCGACGTCATTCGATCTGTTGTCGACGCCGATACGGTCTCGTTGTTGCGTGCACTCGGTGCTGCGAATGCTTCTTATAACGACCTTGTGCAGACCATATCGCAACTGTCGGAGAAGAAATGCATCAGCATCCCCGTTGCTTTCAATCCACGTCCTATGGCGGGTCGTATCTACAAGCGCGATGGTGAATCCGAAATTACAGAAGAAAGGCCCGTGGAAGTGGACGCGAGCTCGCGGCAGAACGAGACCAAATCCTGGTGGACTGTCTCCAATTGGTTTCGCGGCGAAGCAGTTACCCCACAGCGATCGTCATCGGAATCTGGAATCGATCTTGATGTCTCGGCCAAGGAACAGGAAATAGAATCCGTCGAGGCGCTTCCAACTGGAGTATCCCCTACGGTCTCCACTTCGTCGAATGCATCGACGGCGCTTCCTGAGATCGACTGGGACGCATTGAACTAA
- the smc gene encoding chromosome segregation protein SMC, with protein MLKALELVGFKSFADKTRFEFPDGITVVVGPNGSGKSNVVDAVKWVLGAQSAKALRGADMADVIFKGSAEGGRKPANSAEVVLVLDNTSRIFHHDSEEVHVSRRVFRSGEGEYAINGQPCRLKDVKDLFRGTGVGVDAYSLIEQGKVDRLLQASAKDRRGIFEEAAGISRFKAKKVEAERRMQRVDQNLVRLGDIVDEVGKRLQTLKSQATKAQRYREITHQLTTQRWNLGWIESRLLEHQRNALEIQRTEAITSKEECLVKWKELEESAAREKNLLDALQSELVSFQNAYLNAEKEAIAAESGYKTAIARSEELEIERSLIQERLIALQERASSSVEETQTRQREIESIQQEQIDAIQLLSNREADLDEVRRELEQLNQSIDSDTATYNETQTTIHTLRSKIVSFQYHIEQLQNSIETWRGQESQLRLEWERQEKESTQLSQEIEQARVRAATAREGRSQAEQSLEQGRKKLFENQEQLAAMQGKLHGVRERLSVLAQLEDQFAGDGRGGQQLLRLARANQDLDLKDGESSVSMMSNPWHSVRGLVADILSSEMHLAPLIDVALGHLADAIVLSNGQIVDWIHEGALSVDGRVTLLRLDRLPNRRTGEKIQLDGLRGIIGRADRLTQYAPEYEPLIRALLGTTWFVDSLATALELSHFRGAGLRFVTAECQLVDSDGSITIGSLQAGLGLISRRTEMQMAREEILHLESELEQATQAMVNLQESLAREEQALKQLAGQEREASQELSRVEVLSESNQERRSNLLKRIDEILSQIANGDERILDAENQSQEADAECQHSELAREEIDVRLHSWREKRTELQSKLKLQESLANEQKIQVARLEQRLDGLKLTLDQLVLDASEREKNVSQASLSLAQIDQRIQESKQHAARCLEAMGELRATATNLEAQRIAQLAKIDEQNNAAGQASRQFEQMRRQLDKNEDKLAQITQNLQQIDSQVAQLREHYAAEYQIHLPQDLLELELHTEDERLSEETAAQLQSIAAVSNTHELQQLKQKTESEIAWLRSEIASTGSVNMEALAELDALQSRYDRLAGHQSDLIEAKNGLLRTMTKIDEDSRHLFVETLQAIRKNFQDLYRRSFGGGFADILLENENDPDSGIEIIATPPGKTTLSNSLLSGGEKALTAVALIMAFFQYRPSPFCILDEVDAPFDEANIGRFVTVLREFLSTTKFIVVTHSKKTMTAANMIYGVTMQESGVSRQVSVRFEEVNEKGEILTKDRKLAA; from the coding sequence ATGCTCAAAGCCCTCGAACTGGTAGGCTTCAAGAGTTTTGCCGACAAAACGCGGTTCGAGTTCCCCGACGGGATCACCGTAGTCGTCGGTCCGAACGGATCTGGAAAATCCAACGTCGTCGATGCAGTAAAGTGGGTGCTCGGTGCCCAGAGCGCCAAAGCGCTCCGTGGTGCAGACATGGCGGATGTGATCTTTAAAGGTTCCGCGGAGGGGGGACGCAAACCGGCGAACAGCGCCGAGGTCGTGCTTGTTCTCGACAATACGTCTCGCATCTTTCATCACGACTCCGAAGAAGTGCATGTGAGCCGAAGGGTTTTTCGCAGCGGCGAAGGGGAGTACGCGATCAACGGCCAGCCTTGTCGGCTGAAAGATGTCAAAGATCTCTTTCGGGGCACTGGTGTCGGCGTCGATGCTTACAGTCTCATCGAACAGGGGAAGGTTGATCGCCTGCTGCAAGCCTCCGCGAAAGATCGACGCGGAATTTTCGAAGAGGCTGCCGGCATTTCTCGGTTCAAAGCCAAAAAGGTGGAAGCCGAACGTCGAATGCAACGCGTCGATCAAAACCTGGTTCGGCTGGGGGACATCGTCGACGAAGTTGGAAAGCGATTGCAAACCCTCAAGAGCCAGGCGACCAAGGCGCAGCGGTATCGAGAAATCACCCATCAACTTACAACACAACGATGGAATCTTGGTTGGATCGAGTCTCGCCTGCTGGAACACCAACGCAACGCTCTGGAAATTCAACGGACGGAGGCGATCACCTCCAAAGAAGAATGTTTGGTGAAATGGAAAGAGCTGGAAGAGTCTGCAGCTCGAGAGAAAAACCTACTGGATGCACTGCAGTCGGAGCTTGTCTCCTTTCAGAATGCGTATCTAAACGCAGAAAAAGAAGCGATCGCAGCGGAAAGCGGATACAAAACAGCCATCGCCCGCTCGGAAGAGTTGGAGATCGAACGATCGCTCATTCAAGAACGTTTGATCGCATTGCAAGAGCGAGCTTCCTCGTCCGTAGAAGAAACCCAAACGCGACAACGCGAAATCGAGTCGATCCAACAAGAACAGATAGACGCAATTCAGCTGCTTTCGAATCGTGAAGCGGATCTGGATGAAGTTCGCCGCGAGCTCGAGCAGTTGAACCAATCGATCGACTCCGATACGGCCACGTATAACGAGACGCAAACGACCATTCACACGTTGCGTTCCAAAATCGTCAGTTTTCAGTACCACATCGAGCAGCTGCAAAACTCGATCGAAACCTGGCGAGGTCAGGAGTCGCAGTTACGATTGGAATGGGAACGTCAAGAAAAGGAATCCACTCAACTATCGCAAGAGATAGAACAGGCCAGGGTGCGAGCGGCGACGGCTAGAGAGGGGCGATCCCAAGCAGAACAATCGCTCGAACAAGGGCGGAAGAAGCTGTTCGAAAATCAAGAACAACTCGCCGCGATGCAAGGCAAATTGCACGGGGTACGAGAACGATTGTCGGTTCTTGCGCAATTGGAAGACCAATTCGCAGGAGATGGCCGGGGTGGACAACAATTGTTGCGACTCGCACGTGCGAACCAAGACCTCGACTTGAAAGATGGTGAGTCTAGCGTCTCGATGATGTCGAACCCGTGGCATTCGGTGCGGGGACTTGTTGCGGATATTCTTTCGAGCGAAATGCACCTGGCCCCCTTGATCGACGTGGCGCTCGGGCACCTCGCGGATGCGATCGTTTTGAGCAACGGTCAAATTGTCGACTGGATCCATGAAGGCGCCCTCTCCGTCGATGGCCGCGTGACCTTGCTCCGACTGGATCGTCTCCCCAACCGACGAACAGGGGAGAAGATACAGCTCGATGGACTGCGAGGAATCATCGGGCGAGCTGATCGGCTAACCCAGTATGCTCCCGAGTACGAACCGCTCATCCGAGCTTTGCTCGGAACGACATGGTTCGTGGATTCTTTGGCGACCGCCTTGGAACTCAGCCACTTTCGCGGAGCCGGATTGCGATTCGTGACCGCGGAATGCCAATTGGTCGATTCGGATGGAAGCATTACGATCGGGTCGTTGCAAGCGGGCTTAGGATTGATCTCCCGACGGACAGAAATGCAGATGGCGCGCGAAGAGATCCTGCATCTCGAATCGGAGCTCGAGCAAGCGACTCAGGCGATGGTAAACCTTCAAGAAAGCTTGGCTCGCGAAGAACAAGCCTTGAAGCAATTAGCGGGGCAAGAGAGGGAGGCTTCGCAAGAGCTTTCGCGTGTCGAAGTTCTGTCGGAGTCCAATCAAGAGCGACGATCGAACCTTCTGAAAAGAATCGACGAGATCCTATCTCAGATCGCAAACGGTGATGAACGCATTCTCGATGCAGAGAACCAGTCTCAGGAGGCGGATGCAGAATGCCAACACAGCGAATTGGCACGCGAAGAGATCGATGTTCGTCTGCACTCATGGAGGGAGAAGAGAACGGAGCTTCAGTCCAAACTAAAGCTTCAAGAGTCGCTAGCGAATGAACAAAAGATCCAAGTGGCTCGATTGGAACAAAGGCTCGACGGATTGAAGCTCACGCTGGATCAACTCGTATTGGACGCATCGGAGAGAGAAAAGAATGTGAGCCAGGCCAGCCTGTCCCTCGCGCAAATCGACCAGCGTATCCAAGAATCCAAACAGCATGCCGCCCGCTGCCTGGAGGCGATGGGCGAACTGCGAGCGACCGCCACCAACCTAGAAGCCCAGCGCATTGCGCAGCTGGCGAAGATCGACGAACAGAACAATGCGGCCGGACAAGCTTCACGCCAGTTTGAGCAAATGCGACGTCAACTGGATAAGAATGAAGACAAGTTAGCACAGATCACCCAAAACTTGCAGCAAATCGACTCCCAAGTTGCACAGCTTCGCGAGCACTACGCCGCAGAATATCAAATCCACTTGCCTCAGGATTTGCTGGAACTCGAGCTGCATACCGAAGACGAACGTCTTTCTGAAGAAACGGCTGCACAACTCCAATCGATCGCTGCAGTCTCCAATACGCATGAGTTGCAACAACTCAAACAGAAAACGGAATCGGAAATTGCATGGCTCCGATCCGAAATCGCGTCGACCGGGAGTGTCAACATGGAGGCGCTCGCAGAGCTCGATGCATTGCAATCGAGGTACGATCGCCTCGCCGGTCACCAAAGCGACTTGATCGAAGCGAAGAATGGATTGCTGCGGACTATGACGAAAATCGACGAAGATTCTCGTCACTTGTTCGTCGAGACGCTGCAAGCGATTCGCAAAAATTTCCAAGACCTGTATCGGCGTTCTTTCGGCGGTGGCTTCGCCGACATTCTTCTGGAAAACGAAAACGATCCGGATAGCGGTATCGAGATCATTGCAACGCCCCCGGGCAAGACGACGCTTAGCAATTCGCTTCTGAGCGGTGGCGAAAAAGCTCTCACAGCAGTCGCATTGATCATGGCATTCTTTCAATATCGTCCGAGCCCGTTTTGTATTCTCGATGAAGTCGATGCGCCTTTCGACGAAGCCAATATTGGTCGTTTTGTGACGGTTCTCAGAGAGTTTCTCTCGACTACCAAGTTCATCGTCGTGACGCATAGCAAGAAAACAATGACGGCAGCCAACATGATCTATGGTGTTACCATGCAGGAAAGCGGGGTTTCGCGACAGGTCTCCGTTCGCTTCGAAGAAGTCAACGAGAAAGGGGAGATCCTCACCAAAGACCGAAAGCTCGCTGCTTAG
- a CDS encoding IS5 family transposase: MSGMDYPSCLSDKQWQLIQKVLPPANQRGRKRIDRRRIINAILYVCRTGCQWRFLPKEFPHWNTVYGVFRQWKLDGVWLAIHELLRSEVRKATGKKAAPTVGIIDSQSIRTAEGGETRGYDAGKKITGRKRHILVDTLGMLLMVVVHSAEIQDYDGGSIVMQGIRSLYRKIKIVFADGAYGKGGLPQLLKEQEGLQLQTVLRPIAAKGFQVLPKRWIVERTFAWINRRRRLSKDYERLADTSETMIYISMIDLMSRRLAKM, from the coding sequence ATGAGTGGAATGGATTATCCAAGTTGCCTATCCGACAAGCAATGGCAGTTGATTCAAAAAGTATTACCCCCTGCCAATCAGCGTGGACGAAAACGGATCGATCGGAGGCGAATCATCAATGCCATTCTGTATGTCTGCCGCACAGGGTGCCAGTGGCGATTTCTTCCCAAAGAGTTTCCGCACTGGAATACAGTCTACGGGGTATTTCGCCAGTGGAAGCTTGACGGGGTTTGGCTGGCTATCCATGAACTACTCCGTAGCGAGGTTCGAAAAGCGACAGGCAAAAAAGCAGCACCTACGGTTGGAATCATCGACAGCCAATCGATCAGGACGGCCGAGGGTGGTGAAACCCGTGGATACGACGCCGGAAAGAAGATCACAGGTCGCAAGCGACATATCCTCGTTGATACACTGGGGATGCTCTTGATGGTCGTTGTCCACAGCGCTGAAATCCAGGACTATGATGGAGGATCGATTGTTATGCAGGGTATCCGCAGCCTCTATCGAAAAATCAAGATCGTGTTCGCCGATGGCGCTTACGGGAAGGGTGGCCTTCCACAGCTACTGAAAGAGCAGGAAGGACTTCAGTTGCAAACAGTGCTGCGACCGATAGCCGCAAAAGGTTTCCAAGTACTACCAAAACGATGGATCGTCGAGCGCACATTCGCGTGGATCAATCGACGGCGACGCCTAAGCAAAGATTACGAACGACTTGCAGACACGAGTGAAACCATGATCTACATCTCCATGATCGATTTAATGTCTCGCCGGTTAGCAAAAATGTAG
- a CDS encoding tRNA-binding protein: MDRIALDDFLKVELRVGRVLDAAIFEGARKPALLIRIDFGHEIGIKKSSAQITSLYKPEDLIGKLIVAVVNLPAMQIGSHMSECLVTGFHNSHGEVALCVPDKEVPLGTKLL, translated from the coding sequence ATGGATAGGATTGCCCTGGATGATTTTCTCAAAGTGGAGTTGCGCGTAGGGCGTGTGCTCGATGCGGCCATCTTCGAAGGTGCACGGAAGCCGGCCTTGCTCATCCGTATCGATTTTGGCCACGAGATTGGCATCAAGAAGTCGAGTGCTCAAATCACTTCCCTCTACAAGCCGGAAGACCTCATCGGCAAGCTGATTGTCGCCGTGGTGAACTTACCCGCGATGCAGATCGGCTCGCATATGTCCGAGTGCCTCGTGACAGGTTTTCACAACTCGCACGGGGAGGTTGCGTTATGCGTACCCGACAAAGAAGTTCCGCTGGGGACCAAACTCCTCTAG
- a CDS encoding dihydrodipicolinate synthase family protein, giving the protein MTRKDHFFRGCMPALMTPCKSDRTPDYDALVRKGQELIQIGMKAVIYCGSMGDWPLLTESQRQEGVKRLAEAGVPVVVGTGAQNTSLAVDHAAHGQKVGAKGLMVIPRVLSRGTSPAAQYQHFSKILAAAPDLPSVIYNSPYYGYQTKADLFFQLRQKHKNLVGFKEFGGAASLDYAAEHITSGDPDLSLMVGVDTQVVHGFLYCGAAGAITGVGNAIPREVLRLVELCERAVQGDSQAKQWAFELSDALKVLSTFDEGPDLVLYYKRLMVLAGNPEYTLQLQESDALSASQLGFLDQQWQQFRTWWDRWPGRS; this is encoded by the coding sequence ATGACACGAAAAGACCATTTCTTCCGCGGCTGTATGCCCGCCTTGATGACTCCCTGCAAATCGGATCGAACTCCAGACTACGATGCCTTGGTTCGCAAGGGACAGGAACTGATCCAAATAGGGATGAAAGCCGTCATTTACTGCGGTTCCATGGGGGATTGGCCCCTTCTGACCGAATCTCAACGCCAAGAAGGTGTGAAACGCTTGGCGGAGGCGGGAGTTCCCGTCGTCGTGGGAACCGGTGCTCAAAATACGAGCCTGGCGGTCGACCACGCAGCTCACGGTCAAAAGGTGGGAGCCAAGGGGTTGATGGTCATTCCCCGCGTTCTGTCTCGCGGCACCTCGCCAGCAGCCCAGTACCAGCACTTCTCGAAGATCCTCGCCGCCGCACCCGACCTTCCTTCGGTGATTTACAACAGCCCCTACTACGGATACCAAACCAAAGCGGACTTGTTCTTTCAATTGCGACAAAAACATAAGAACTTGGTCGGCTTCAAAGAGTTTGGCGGTGCGGCTTCATTGGACTATGCGGCCGAGCATATCACGAGCGGTGATCCCGATCTCTCCCTCATGGTCGGCGTGGATACCCAAGTCGTACACGGGTTCCTCTACTGCGGAGCCGCAGGGGCGATCACCGGTGTGGGGAACGCCATACCACGCGAAGTACTCCGATTGGTCGAGCTTTGTGAACGGGCCGTCCAGGGAGACTCGCAGGCCAAGCAATGGGCTTTCGAACTCAGCGATGCTTTGAAGGTGCTTTCTACCTTCGATGAAGGTCCTGATTTGGTTCTCTATTACAAACGCCTCATGGTCCTGGCAGGGAACCCCGAATACACATTGCAGCTTCAAGAAAGCGACGCGCTCAGCGCAAGCCAACTTGGATTCCTCGACCAACAGTGGCAACAGTTTCGTACGTGGTGGGATCGTTGGCCCGGCCGATCCTAG